In Erpetoichthys calabaricus chromosome 4, fErpCal1.3, whole genome shotgun sequence, one genomic interval encodes:
- the LOC114650956 gene encoding olfactory receptor 10G7-like — translation MEHAHTKCNGTVIPEFIFVGFPGLIRIPELIGVTFLVTYVLTLFGNFFIFYVIKKQETLQTPMFIIICNLALSDIIYSTVITPKIIQTYLFGYNSIQFHMCFLQMYFLHFAGSVDSYIMLVMAIDRYISICYPLRYPALITNRNAQKMCFTAWMLGAITPLTPVIQALVLPFCGSNMIPLLYCEIGTVVRLASIDTTFNQQMGSSFGNLVLIALFLLILLSYLKIIVSVMKIATSGNRMKAAYTCSTQIIVIFIYFLPRLFVYIASTAGLFIPGDLRVSLGVLYCLLPPLVNPLIYSFRTKEIKQFILKQLNTRNIYVKRKKATCMRCF, via the coding sequence ATGGAACATGCACATACAAAATGCAATGGCACAGTGATACCAGagtttatttttgttggttttccAGGACTGATAAGAATCCCCGAGTTAATCGGAGTAACATTTCTGGTTACATATGTGTTGACTCTCTTCGGcaactttttcattttctatgtaATCAAAAAACAAGAGACGTTGCAAACTCCCATGTTTATAATAATATGTAACCTGGCCTTGTCAGACATCATTTACAGCACGGTTATAACTCCTAAAATTATACAGACCTATTTGTTTGGTTATAACTCTATTCAGTTTCACATGTGCTTTCTTCAAATGTACTTTTTGCACTTTGCCGGCTCAGTTGATTCCTATATAATGCTTGTGATGGCAATAGATCGTTACATTTCTATCTGCTATCCTTTGAGGTACCCAGCTTTAATCACTAATAGAAATGCTCAGAAAATGTGCTTTACTGCCTGGATGCTTGGGGCAATTACACCACTCACGCCAGTTATCCAGGCTTTAGTCCTGCCCTTCTGTGGATCTAACATGATACCTCTATTATATTGTGAAATTGGCACAGTTGTGCGGTTGGCATCTATAGACACAACTTTTAATCAGCAAATGGGGAGTTCTTTTGGCAATTTGgtgctgattgctttgtttttgcttaTCTTGCTttcctatttaaagataatcGTCTCAGTCATGAAGATTGCAACATCGGGGAATCGGATGAAGGCAGCCTACACCTGCAGCACTcaaataattgtaatttttatttatttcctcccCAGGTTATTTGTATACATTGCCTCAACTGCTGGTTTGTTCATTCCAGGTGATCTCCGAGTGTCACTAGGGGTCCTTTACTGCCTCCTACCTCCTTTAGTAAATCCACTGATTTACAGTTTcagaactaaagaaattaaacagtTTATACTTAAGCAGCTGAATACGAGAAACatttatgtaaaaagaaaaaaggctacATGCATGAGATGCTTTTGA